The genomic DNA TTTTAAATAGAACACAAGTAACTGTAGTTTATAATACATATGatgtaaatacagttttaaaattGAGCAATGGTTTTATAAGAGATTAAGTTTAGTGTAGAGAGTAAATTAATCAAATGTGGTCCAGTAATATTAATCCagtaattatacatttaaatgaaaccgTAAATAAGTAACTATAGTTTTAGAAAACAGTATATGATGTGAATTTGGTTTTAAAATAGAGTAAATTTAAATTAGAATCAGAAAATTAATCAAATATGGATTTAAAATTGAGTAAATGTGGTTATAATGTGGAGTAAGTATAACTCAAACACACTAAATTGAGAAAATATCCGTTAACATAGAGTAAGCAAagtaatgtattttaaaatggagCAAATTaagtaaatgtgatttaaaaatgcattttttttaactgagaagaaataaataagctttagatggatgatggatggtgTAACTGTAAATTTGATCCTGTACATGATACAGTGCCCCCTGTTCACCTGTGATCGGTTACCGAATGAAAGAAGAACATATGGAATGACATGAATACTTGTACCGGAATAtaaacatggaaacaaaacaaaggcaatAACAGTGAAcatgtagcagcagcagaagtagaacacagcagccactttattaggcacacgtGACAGAACTGTGTGCTTCTAGAAACCATGTCAGAGACACAGCGCGTGCAGCCGACCCCCACCACTGACACTGAGCTGTGGCTTCATAATGTCACTTATGCAGCTGACCTGGAAACAATGGAGGTAGTGGagtgaaaagtgtgtgtgtgtgtgtgtgtgtgtgcagctgcaggtGTACGTGTCCATGAAGACgtcctttctttattttctttctactGTTTGCACGTTGAAGTTTGAACTAACGCGCGTGTTTTTGCACCGTGTCACTAAAATCATTTTCGATGTTGTCATTAACGTCGTGATAATCggggatttatttagatttgatGGCTGTTAAATTATCCGAAAAAtcgtttaggaattacagttctgagaagctgacgtcacaaacgtgagATGCGCTGGTGAagctcgtctgtgattggatgtTGTTGTCATCAATGATAATAATCAATGTCATAtttgagctaacgttagctaactTCTATATAGATAATGCTGTTAGCAATGTCATACCTTACATaacctatatactgtatagataATGTTGTTAgcaatgtcacattttagctAACTTTCAGCTAAATTCTATATAGATAATGTTGTTAGCAATGTAAACATTAGCTAACCTTTAGCTACCTTTATATATAGATAATGTTCTTAGCAATGTCATATTTCACTTAACTTTCAGCTAAATTATTTATAGATAATGCTGTAAGCAATGTAAAAATGTAGCTAACCTTTAGCTAACTTCTATATAGATAATGCTGTTAGCAATGTCATACCTTACCTaacctatatactgtatagataATGTTGTTAGCAATGTAAACATTAGCTCACTTTTAACTACCTTTTGTATAAAGATAATGTTGCTATCAATTTCACATTTTAGCTAACTTTCAGCTAAATTCTATATAGATAATGTTGTTAGTGATGTCAACATTAGCTAACCTTTAGCTACCTTTATATATAGATAATGTTGTTAGCAATGTCATATTTCACTTAACTTTTAGCTAAATTATTTATAGATAATACTGTAAGCAACGTAAAAATGTAGCTAACCTTTAGCTAACTTCTCTATAGATAATGTTATTAGCAATGCCATATTTTAGCTAATTTTTAGCTACCTTTATACATAGATAATGCTGTTAGTGATGTCATATTCAGTCATATCGACGTGATATATCTTCATTCTTCCTCGTGTAATACAATAATCCATACTCCAGGGCAAATGTCGATGGTATGGTCATGTTTCGCTGTATGTTGATTATCACATGTCATTGAGCTAATTGTTGTGtacttttttaatatatttattgaaTTGAGTGTAACGTGTGCAGTGTCAGGtcataaatgtaaaatgaagacGACGTGGTGAACGAGTGTCGTGTTACTGTTGGATCATTCCTGACGTCGTTAATATTTATGAGTGTGAGAGGAGCAGAAGAAATGATGAATAAGAGAACAGGTTTCACCAcacttacatacatacatactgtatatatacatatatgtgtgtgtgtgtgtgatatatatactgtatatatatgtatgtgtgtgtaacacacacactctctgcccACGCCTGGCTCTATTGAGGAGGCAGTGATTTCATAATCCACTTATAGTTCACAGCTACAGCTCACATATTCACCATGtagtgttcagtgttttcatccacaaaacctttttaaaatgacatttttataaatactGAGGTGATCTAAGCACAGtgtaaatatactgtgtatatactgtatacattctGGTCACTTAATGTCTATaatctacattctattttaccTTTCTAGTCTAGTCTTGTTGTTAATATTCTTGTGTGTTGTACTTTCACATGTATTagctttactgtctttgctgctgtgaccaTGTGAGTTTCCTCCCTGCAGGactaacacgtgtgtgtgtgtttcaggtgggTTATTCCCTCGCGGTGCAGATCAGGAGTACAGTGCGTTCAGAGTTGGCATGGTTCAGTTTGGAATGGCAGATTTCAGACTCACTCCACACATCGATAATCTGGAAGTGGCCAACAGCTTTGCCGTCACCAACTGCTGTGAGTGTTCACTTTTCTGCTCTCTGTCTTCATCCAAACACTGATGTTAAAGGGTTTACTTAttcataaatataatatataatataaagtttATTTGGTCCACCAGACTTGTATACATATTtagagataataataaaaacatttatataaccatttgtaaattaaaatcTCACttgaatctcagaattcttactttaatctcagaattcttactaaaataaaaatctcagaattcttactaaaataaaaatctcagaaatttgacttaaatctcagaattctgactttgtgGCCCCATAACACACAGCTGTACAATAATACACAGGTGTACAATAACACACAGGTGtacaataacacacaataacacaaataaaatcaaatgtaaaaatgtggaaataaaGATGAAGAGACAGTGTTTCATTTTActactttacactaaactgtgaagatttccagttaattacacaaacactggtttacacctgaaaacagTGGATTAGgtgtttagttacactttaatctGTATGTCAAAGGCAGATTGAAGAAATTTAAACGTCTCAAATGTACAGATATCAGGACATGGGTCAATAACGCAGTGAGTGTAAATGCTGCACATTAATGCCGCACAgatgaggtttttatttttttatacttcCAAAGTGAAGAACAAGGTCGTTAAAGTAGGACGGTTAAAtttagcagcagcacagagacgtGCAGGACTCGTGTGTCTGTCCTCCAACAATAAAGACAGACATTAGTTAATGTTAGTTCGTGTTCATTTACAGGCTTTTAATGGTTTGTTTACACCTTAAATCGACTGAAAATGATCCACTGTcatgttttagttttatatttttcctcTTAATCTCCTACTTTCTGACTCGTTGTCACTCTTGGTTACATTTGTGAGATAAACTTTTTACTGTATTACTGCtacttattttattgtatttgctgttattattatttatttttcttttattcctgtCGAGTTTTGTCTTTCTAGTCTCATTTTTACGAGCAGTAGAGTAAATAGTTGTAGAAAATGATATGGACAACAGTTtcaatcatatatatatatatacagtatgtatatatatacacatatatatatatataatgaagaTGACAATACTGCTGGATCTGCCACTGTAACATCACTAACCTGAACCTTCTGCCAACTaacagtaaccatggcaactgctgatttgaAGCCCCTCCCTCTTCTCTGAAATCACTGGTGTGGAAATATTCTGCAACAACAAGAAAACCACAGAGTGTAAACAAtgtagcaaagcacaggacATCTCCACAGCCATCATCAAGAATTAGAcgtaaccatgacaacaacTCTGTTAGCACAGACAGCTCTTCTGtagcatcagtcatgtgacctcattCAGAGGTGAAAAAACCTGGATTTAAACGTTTCATTGACGGACTGGAACCATGCTACGGAAAGCCAAACATGTCACAACTCACTACAAaggtgtttccttccatgtgTTATCATGTtactggaggtcagaggtcagatttagtGACTGCTACATGACTCTCTATGACTTCTCTTCTAACttatgacagacagacatggtCAGACAGTCATGTCCTCTGGTTTCAGAGTTACCAGAAGCATTAAAATGTCGTGTGAAGCTCCTCCCCTGTCACAGGTCACTTTCAGGTCACTTTCAGGGAACTGCGAaacgcttgttttttttaaaatttcatTTCAGCACAATTGGAAAAAAGCCAgtaattttttaattattattttattttgaaaatgaacagttcgttatgtttttcctttttaaattttattttgaaaatcaaacacACGTCTTTTTTAATTCTATCTTGAAAATCTAATTAACAGTTTGTTATCcgtttttccattttattttgaaaaatcatttactgttttttcctttcattttattttgaaaatcaaattaacAGCTCAttatctgttttttctttttcttttgaaaaccaAGTAAACAGTTtgttatctgtttttttccGTGTCTGCAGAGCGAGGACAGACATCAGATTTAAATTAATCGCCGTCTCTCGTTTCCTCTCAGTCTGTTCCCAGTTCTCTCGTGGCGTCTACGCCATCTTCGGCTTCTACGACAAGAAGTCGGTGAACACCATCACATCCTTCTGCGAGACGCTCCACGTCTCCTTCATCACGCCGTCGTTTCCTGCAGAGGGAATGAATCAGTTTGTCCTGCAGATGAGGCCGGACATCAAAGGGCCGCTGGTGTCGTTAGTGGAATATTACAAGTGGGAGAAGTTTGCCTATCTATACGACAGCGACCGAGGTAACACTGTCgccatcagtcatgtgacttttTCATTACATCGTAATTTCACAGCTGATATAACACACAATGTGATAAAAAGCTCTCACAATAATTTGATTGTGTTAAATCGTGAAAATTTCACGTGAGTGACTTTAAGTTGCTCGTCAACACAcgtacagtcctagtgatttcaTCCTACTGATTATTCCAGGACCATCTGAGAAcgttatttacatacatttacatttttttgtttaattagaaatttttttaaaaagaaatttgcTTCCAATGTGAGTCATTTTTGAAGCTTTATCAGCAACTTTAATATATAAAGTTGCTGATATATATAAaattttgcaatattttctttctgttttgtattttttaataatgtttatttgtagcATTTTTGGAACGTTAGTAgcgttttttttacattacaaagCAATGTTTTTGTAACGTAATTTTAgtgaaatatttaataaaatgggtcagtttaatttttttttctaaatattttTGTAGCACTAGTAATTATGTAAGAAATAGAATAAAACTTTTGTTGTTAAATGAAAAGACCTTTTGACATTTCTGGAAACCTAAGTACATACTTTTTAGTTTTAACGTTATCACGTCAGTATAaccgtgactgtgtgtgtgtgtgtgtgtgtaggactgTCCACTCTGCAGGTCATACTGGACACAGCTGCAGAGAAGAAGTGGGTGGTGACGGCGATAAATGTCGGGAACCTGAAAGACGAGAGGAAAGACGAGGCGTATCGCTCCCTCTTCCAGGTTCTCTCACAGCACCAACAATCCAaataaaactgcacattttgAGCTTGATCTCACGAGTTCTGAATTCAGaagacttttctttctttttcatctaaattattattataattagtattttgtggaaATCTTTTATCCAcaaaatggtttaaaatgatCAGAATGAGAAGATTGTCATGATTCAGAGCAGTGACTCCCAAAGTGTGGgctgctgccccctggtgggcATGTAGATATTGCAAAGGGACCGTACGACCATCATGATCATCAgtcgcctggatttatttagattttatggctgtagaattgtcacattaaaaatgttcagtgagtgagttccTCTGCCGCTATTTTCCAAGAATCTCAAACCTGAgattctaccgtaatgacaagtatacgagcgcaaagctctatttccatccatctcagctgacatagggccagaggcggagtcacaccccgGACCGATCGCAAGTTTCCTAGTTCTAGGATGTCCAGGTCCAGTAATGAGAGGAACTCACGacacaacgtgtgtgtgtgacgacagGCCGCTCACAGACGAACCTCTTACAGAGATTTAAACttgacattttgtttggttggagctttaatttgaaatgtgtctttagGACCTGGAGATCCGCAAGGAGCGACGCATCATCCTCGACTGTGAACAAGACAAAGTCAAAGACATCATGGAGCAGGTTCACTTCACTCTCACCACTTCAACATTACTTCTTATCTCGCTGCTTAAAATCACTTAATATAAggaacaacttttatttttctgttcttattttattttattttaatttaaattttttaatgttaaaattacACAAATGTTGTTTGAACATTTGTGTAACATGagttgtcttctccttcaggtcATCACTATTGGCAGACATGTTAAAGGTTATCACTATATCATCGCTAACTTGGTGAGTCACTGTTTTTATCTTTCTGTCAAACATCTGTTTACATTAATAAcagtgtatatattatatattattttagctttattgtcattgcaaccAAATTACAGAGCTACAACTGAAGAGTAGTAAACGTGTAAGAATATTAATATACAAAAcacaaattttaaataaatatatggaTGAAGAACGAGCTAATTAGCATCTATCGACGCTATCAAAGCTAAATAACATCTATTGATACTATCgaagctaactagcatctacCTATCTATCAAAGTTAACTAACATTTATCTATTGAAACTAACTAGGATCTATCTATCGAGCGTCTATCTATCGAAGCTAACGAGTTAACTAGCAACTGTGTATTACAGCTAAAtagctaactagcatctatcaAAGCTAACTAGCGTCTATCTATCGAAGTTAACTAGTGTTCTATCTATAGAAGCTAACGAGCGTCTATCTATCGAAGCTAACGTGTTAACTAGCAACTGTGTATCGAAGCTAACGGGCTAAATAGCATCTATAAAAGCTgactagcatctatctatcgaAGTTAACTAGTGTTCTATCTATCGAAGCTAACGAGTGTCTATCGAAGCTAACAAGCGTCTATCTATTGAAGCTAATGTTCTAGCTATCGAAGTTAacaagctaactagcatctataatgttgttgttgctgctgcagggTTTCGTGGACGGTGATCTCTCTAAAATCCAGTACGGCGGTGCAAACGTGTCGGGTTTTCAGATCGTAGACTTCGATGATCCTGTGGTAGCGAAGTTCGATCAGAGGTGGGAGGCTCTGGAGGAGAAGGAATATCCTGGAGCTGACATTCGCATCAGAGTAAGATACTCAACGTGTTATTGTAACAAGAAACATCAGAAcagagaagatgatgatgatgatgatgtcacaactGTGTGTCCTTCAGTACACGTCAGCTCTCACCTTTGACGCGGTCCACGTGATGACCGAGGCGTTTCGCTTCCTCCACAAGCAGAGAATAGACCTCAATCGGCGCGGCAACAACGGGGACTGTCTGGCCAATCCAGCAGTGCCGTGGTCTCAGGGCGTGGAGATCGAGCGAGCGCTCAAACAggtgacacacacgcacacacacacacacacacacacacagagtaagaCTCATAATATTAAACATAATAGTTAACAAAGAAACTTCACATCTATGAGACGAGGCTTGTGGAACGACATTAAAacgtttcttttgttttactcataaagtaaaaaacatatatataaaggcAATGTTACGGCAAAAGTATGATAGAGTCaggggctcttattttgaaagccaggttgaaaggaagtggcgATGTATAATATTGGCTAATTGactgtttactgtgtttgaagaagaaaaacgttTTTTAGTAGAACAGCAGAAATGGTAAAGTTTCACATCTTGTAAATTTATCTCAagctttgtaaaagtgtttcatgttttgtaacaatagtgtgtgtgtgtgtgtgtctgtgtgtgtgtgtgtgtgtgtgtgtaggtgcgtGTCGATGGTCTAACAGGAAACATTCAGTTTGATCAGTACGGGAAAAGAATCAACTACTCAGTCACAGTCATGGAGCTGAAGAACAATGGACCTGTGAAGGTAGAACCAACAATTTATAATCAATAATCAGAGAACATGTAGCTGTGTGGAggatgtgtaatgtgtgtgtgtgtgtgtgtgtgtgttctcagatTGGTTACTGGAACGAGGTGGATAAGATGGTGGTGACAAAGTCCGATCTTTATCCTAACGACAGCATGGGGATGGAGAACAAGACGGTGATCGTCACAACCATCCTGGTAATTTTCTCTCATTCTGAGGGCATTAagctaaaatgtttttgagCGTAACGCCCACAAATGATAACGTAACGTGCCGTTGGCAGAGTTTCATTTGGTTTTACAGCGATGGTTTTTAAAAcgctctggtgtgtgtgtgtgtgtaggaagcCCCCTACGTGATGCTGAAGAAAAACTCTGAGTTGTTTCAAGACAACGACCGTTACGAAGGTACGTGAGAATTTGTCGTTTTCAAAtataatttgtatttgtgttgtttttacctcgtatttatgattgtttttctttccactgttTATGAATTCTTCATTCAAGATTTcatacaaacacaaccacaacacaacCGCAACACAACCACAACTGCAACATGGCCGCAACACGACGACAACGGCAACACGGCCGCAACATGACCACAATCGCAACACAACTGCAACACAATACAACCGCAACACAACCGCAACACGACCGCAACATGACCACAACATGACCACAATCGCAACACAACTGCAACACAATACAACCGCAACACAACCGCAACATGACCGCAACATGACCACAACATGACCACAAtcgcaacacaacacaaccgcAACACAATACAACCGCAACGCAACCGCAACACAACCGCAACACAACtgcaacacaaccacaacacaacacaaccgcAAAATAACTGCAACACAACCACAAtcgcaacacaacacaaccgcaacacaaaaacacttaagcTCATGATGGAAATTCCCTTAAGAATGAATTAAATCACATATAAGTTCTCGCCTGTACTTTGACGACGACGTGTATGAGATgataaaaactttatttattaaacataaatgaaaacacagtatAGACCGTGTAactggacgtgtgtgtgtgtgtgtgtttaaaggttaCTGTGTCGATTTGGCCGCGGAGATCGCAAAACACTGTGGAATTCGCTACCAGCTGAAGATTGTGGGAGATGGAAAATACGGAGCCAGAGACGCAGAAACCAAGATCTGGAACGGCATGGTGGGAGAACTGGTCTACGGGGTGAGAAAAGTGTGGTTAATAATAAAAGCTCAGTTTTTCATTCAGAAAAATAAAGGGGTAAATAAATGAAGCACTGGTTATCACTTCACGTCACTCTCAGCATTTTTAAATAACTATAAAGAGTGGACACTGTCAaacactttgtctttgtgtctctgtctaaCAGAAAGCTGACATAGCCATCGCCCCGCTGACCATCACCTTGGTGCGAGAGGAGGTGATCGATTTCTCCAAACCCTTCATGTCTCTGGGAATTTCCATCATGATCAAGAAGCCGCAGAAATCCAAACCGGGAGTCTTCTCCTTCCTGGACCCGCTGGCCTACGAGATCTGGATGTGCATCGTCTTTGCCTACATTGGAGTCAGCGTGGTTCTCTTCCTGGTGAGAACATCTGTCCACATCTGGACTTTATCCAGGAGGTTTTTACTTGACATTAAAAGACAGAAAGTTTACAGTACCTGAAAGATAGAAGAGAAACCAGTAAACTGTGTTCATGCTGATTCTTGTGTGCTAGGTTTCCAGATTCAGTCCGTACGAGTGGACACTGGAGGAGCCAGAGGACGGAGCGCTGCCGTTGACGACCGAATCCAACAACGAGTTTGGGATCTTTAACTCCCTCTGGTTTTCTCTGGGAGCTTTTATGAGGCAGGGCTGTGACATCTCACCCAGGTTTGTGTTATGATTCGGATATTATTCTATCCGTGGCTTTGCGGTCTTTTTGAGGGCGTTAACGTGATTaaaaacttggcatggaggtcaggtctggccaaaatgcaatattggcatagttcccggacctgtgcgttgctcaagggctctatagcgccccctaaggtgaattTTGgcaaattcggtggaactcctCAACTCAACGGGAAGACACATCAGaagtgaaaattattattattatcatgaaaATACAAAGCCATAAATGTGGAATAATAAAGACTGAACGATATGAaattaatgattttcttttttaggaaGAAGAATATAAGAATAGGAAAACATTTACAGTAGCAGAAATTAGGCTAattttactttcttgaaaaTCACCGTTTACATTCAAACAGCTCGTCCAGgactttactgtgtgtgtgtgtgtgtgtgtgtgtgtgtgcaggtctcTGTCGGGTCGTATCGTGGGAGGCGTGTGGTGGTTCTTCACCCTGATCATCATCTCGTCGTACACGGCGAATCTGGCTGCCTTCCTGACGGTGGAGAGAATGGTTTCTCCCATCGAAAGCGCAGAGGACTTGGCCAAACAGACCGAGATTGCGTATGGAACTCTGGACTCTGGATCCACCAAGGAGTTCTTCAGGGTAAGATCTTCTTCATGGTCCCCAGGGTTTCTCATCACAGACAAGCACACGAGGTAGATTCTAGGTTCAGCCACTCACAGCGGATGATTTTTACTCAGGGTGACCTTCATCCACTCCATATGGTCCACTTAACAATATGTAATTGGGACTGGGTGACTTGTTCATGGGTACCTCAGCCCTTGACATGGAGGGGATTCAAACAGGCAACTCTCCTGTTACTAACCCAAAGTCCCTTCCACTGAGTCATCAGCTGCCATCAGCTCCCCTCAGACTTTAAGACATATGAGTGGCAAGATGTTTCACGCATCGTCGAAGAGGTTCCTTCAGTTTTTCTTCAGAGCTTAAGTACTTTTTCAGTTTGGCTGAAAACGTCTTTAACTCTGGTCTACAGTTGTGTCCTGAAGATGTCCATGACCCTGGAGGACTGACAACCTTCACAGAATGAgttgacaccagtgtgactgacagctggtgttgTCTCATAAGagtctggttgcaggtgaatCGTCTGAACGTCCTATTCAGAAGTTCGTTGTAGGAAACTCGAGTTAAGTTGAAGACGTTTCACATATTGTCGAAGAGGTTTCTTCAGTTCCTCTTCAGTTCTTCTTGAGCTCTAACAAAAAACTGAAGAACCTCTGAATTGACCAAGTGAAAAGTTCAGTTGCCTCCAGCTACCTTCTGAAGATGACTGTGACCCGGATGACCGAGCACCTTCACAGAGTCAGAACTTCATCTTCCAATGTTAGCTTTAGGCCACTGGATTTGCTTGAgttaaggtgaagacatttcACGTATCAGTTTTTCTTCAGAGTTGATGAAaatgaactgaagaagcctcttgagTGAGAGTTgaaatgtcttcaccttaactcaagcaagtccagttgcctccAGCTTTCTTTTGAAGATGACTATGATCTGGATGACTGAGCACCTTCACAGACTCTGACCTTCATCCTGACTTGCTTGAGTAAAGTTGAAGAAACATCGTCATAGaggttttttctgtttttcttcagagCTGAAGAACTTTTTCAGTTCCTCTTGAGCTCTGAGGAAGAACTCGAGAAGAATTTGCACTGAGCATTGAAACATTTACTCAAGCAAGTGCAGTTGCTTACAGCTAACTTCTGAGAAGTTGTGCAGACACAATCTTAAGGCTTCAGAACAGGAGTTTAGATTGTTTTTGGTGACCTTATGAGCTGTCACCACTCCACACCGAGCTGCGTGTCTGAAACAAAGTAAACTGCTCACAGAATCTTCTCTGTTTATGCATTTTCAGCGCTCAAAAATCGCATTATTTGACAAGATGTGGCAGTACATGAAATCGGCAGAGCCGTCCGTGTTCGTCAAGAAGACGTCGGAGGGAGTCCTGCGCGTGCGCAAGTCCAAGGGGAAGTACGCGTACCTGCTGGAGT from Solea solea chromosome 10, fSolSol10.1, whole genome shotgun sequence includes the following:
- the LOC131467047 gene encoding glutamate receptor 2-like isoform X3 gives rise to the protein MKLLLFVLLTLLWREARCGSPSVQIGGLFPRGADQEYSAFRVGMVQFGMADFRLTPHIDNLEVANSFAVTNCFCSQFSRGVYAIFGFYDKKSVNTITSFCETLHVSFITPSFPAEGMNQFVLQMRPDIKGPLVSLVEYYKWEKFAYLYDSDRGLSTLQVILDTAAEKKWVVTAINVGNLKDERKDEAYRSLFQDLEIRKERRIILDCEQDKVKDIMEQVITIGRHVKGYHYIIANLGFVDGDLSKIQYGGANVSGFQIVDFDDPVVAKFDQRWEALEEKEYPGADIRIRYTSALTFDAVHVMTEAFRFLHKQRIDLNRRGNNGDCLANPAVPWSQGVEIERALKQVRVDGLTGNIQFDQYGKRINYSVTVMELKNNGPVKIGYWNEVDKMVVTKSDLYPNDSMGMENKTVIVTTILEAPYVMLKKNSELFQDNDRYEGYCVDLAAEIAKHCGIRYQLKIVGDGKYGARDAETKIWNGMVGELVYGKADIAIAPLTITLVREEVIDFSKPFMSLGISIMIKKPQKSKPGVFSFLDPLAYEIWMCIVFAYIGVSVVLFLVSRFSPYEWTLEEPEDGALPLTTESNNEFGIFNSLWFSLGAFMRQGCDISPRSLSGRIVGGVWWFFTLIIISSYTANLAAFLTVERMVSPIESAEDLAKQTEIAYGTLDSGSTKEFFRRSKIALFDKMWQYMKSAEPSVFVKKTSEGVLRVRKSKGKYAYLLESTMNEYIEQRKPCDTMKVGGNLDSKGYGIATPKGSPLRNMVNLAVLKLNEQGLLDKLKNKWWYDKGECGSGGGESKEKTSALSLSNVAGVFYILVGGLGLAMMVALVEFCYKSRVEAKKMKMKFTDAMRSKARLSITGSSGENGRVPVAYLRPGLPMSLSMTDLS
- the LOC131467047 gene encoding glutamate receptor 2-like isoform X1, encoding MKLLLFVLLTLLWREARCGSPSVQIGGLFPRGADQEYSAFRVGMVQFGMADFRLTPHIDNLEVANSFAVTNCFCSQFSRGVYAIFGFYDKKSVNTITSFCETLHVSFITPSFPAEGMNQFVLQMRPDIKGPLVSLVEYYKWEKFAYLYDSDRGLSTLQVILDTAAEKKWVVTAINVGNLKDERKDEAYRSLFQDLEIRKERRIILDCEQDKVKDIMEQVITIGRHVKGYHYIIANLGFVDGDLSKIQYGGANVSGFQIVDFDDPVVAKFDQRWEALEEKEYPGADIRIRYTSALTFDAVHVMTEAFRFLHKQRIDLNRRGNNGDCLANPAVPWSQGVEIERALKQVRVDGLTGNIQFDQYGKRINYSVTVMELKNNGPVKIGYWNEVDKMVVTKSDLYPNDSMGMENKTVIVTTILEAPYVMLKKNSELFQDNDRYEGYCVDLAAEIAKHCGIRYQLKIVGDGKYGARDAETKIWNGMVGELVYGKADIAIAPLTITLVREEVIDFSKPFMSLGISIMIKKPQKSKPGVFSFLDPLAYEIWMCIVFAYIGVSVVLFLVSRFSPYEWTLEEPEDGALPLTTESNNEFGIFNSLWFSLGAFMRQGCDISPRSLSGRIVGGVWWFFTLIIISSYTANLAAFLTVERMVSPIESAEDLAKQTEIAYGTLDSGSTKEFFRRSKIALFDKMWQYMKSAEPSVFVKKTSEGVLRVRKSKGKYAYLLESTMNEYIEQRKPCDTMKVGGNLDSKGYGIATPKGSPLRNMVNLAVLKLNEQGLLDKLKNKWWYDKGECGSGGGESKEKTSALSLSNVAGVFYILVGGLGLAMMVALVEFCYKSRVEAKKMKVAANTLSSPQHTGNYTHTLSSPQHAPNFNLLSPSHQPNYATYKEGYNVYGIESVKI
- the LOC131467047 gene encoding glutamate receptor 2-like isoform X4, giving the protein MKLLLFVLLTLLWREARCGSPSVQIGGLFPRGADQEYSAFRVGMVQFGMADFRLTPHIDNLEVANSFAVTNCFCSQFSRGVYAIFGFYDKKSVNTITSFCETLHVSFITPSFPAEGMNQFVLQMRPDIKGPLVSLVEYYKWEKFAYLYDSDRGLSTLQVILDTAAEKKWVVTAINVGNLKDERKDEAYRSLFQDLEIRKERRIILDCEQDKVKDIMEQVITIGRHVKGYHYIIANLGFVDGDLSKIQYGGANVSGFQIVDFDDPVVAKFDQRWEALEEKEYPGADIRIRYTSALTFDAVHVMTEAFRFLHKQRIDLNRRGNNGDCLANPAVPWSQGVEIERALKQVRVDGLTGNIQFDQYGKRINYSVTVMELKNNGPVKIGYWNEVDKMVVTKSDLYPNDSMGMENKTVIVTTILEAPYVMLKKNSELFQDNDRYEGYCVDLAAEIAKHCGIRYQLKIVGDGKYGARDAETKIWNGMVGELVYGKADIAIAPLTITLVREEVIDFSKPFMSLGISIMIKKPQKSKPGVFSFLDPLAYEIWMCIVFAYIGVSVVLFLVSRFSPYEWTLEEPEDGALPLTTESNNEFGIFNSLWFSLGAFMRQGCDISPRSLSGRIVGGVWWFFTLIIISSYTANLAAFLTVERMVSPIESAEDLAKQTEIAYGTLDSGSTKEFFRRSKIALFDKMWQYMKSAEPSVFVKKTSEGVLRVRKSKGKYAYLLESTMNEYIEQRKPCDTMKVGGNLDSKGYGIATPKGSPLRVPVNLAVLKLNEQGTLDKMKNKWWYDKGECGFKDSTNKEKTSALSLSNVAGVFYILVGGLGLAMMVALVEFCYKSRVEAKKMKMKFTDAMRSKARLSITGSSGENGRVPVAYLRPGLPMSLSMTDLS